The following proteins come from a genomic window of Gossypium raimondii isolate GPD5lz chromosome 5, ASM2569854v1, whole genome shotgun sequence:
- the LOC105770122 gene encoding transcription initiation factor TFIID subunit 4b isoform X1, which yields MDPSIVKLLEEDEDESMHSGADVEAFQAALNRDIEGDASNSQQSGSNTAVLSQGSNPASSQSVAQWPTSGQDGNSNFQNQQVLQSAQQQQQTSSESEQKQHGAVVTGSQQQVQQPNDVPKEHGRLPPQQKQPQEDHPQGVTEQIPAPVPQTTGIQSQTTEKSPISHEPERTNNQDSESQFAKLQKMSNQQASGAEQPNSPMNRTKQVPFAVLLPALLPQLDKDRAMQLHTLYGKLKKNEIAKDGFVRHMRDIVGDQMLRLAVNKLQVQMSSNQFPLQSPAGLRQNTPRMPSVGGATQFAGPHSLVQLHQKGPNSPANSSHVPSTAVPMQTNSSYLSGENKAQKSQDMDRQSDSRFGMLGSQISSSGSTTVNQERGRPSIPAQGINKQQQQHLNFPQTSFAMYGSNNYHTYSGPNVNTSGSSLKPQPHDSQMRPTAHQSIGSNPVGGSTQAMNMMSGPKLERQNSSNDPNRLQGTSLSHFSSGSVPWQASPSKELNPGPLSSATYVKQESADQGADQHRPHLSVTQGVSTTLAEQGKAVTSTPKDEPGEKQSSRVGFTTTPSITAQMDSNVLLGSRNPSVPAPTGMNARTPQKKPSIGQKKPLEALGSSPPPSSKKQKVSGAFSDQSIEQLNDVTAVSGVNLREEEEQLLSGPKDESRVSEASRRVVQEEEERLFLKKTPLQKKLAEIMAKSGLKNISNDVERCLSLSVEERMRGLICNLIRLSKQRVDIEKPRHRTVITSDVRQQIMMMNQNARGEWEKKQAEAEKLRKLNEPEAETAFDGDKEKDDSRVKAVKVNKEEDDKMRTTAANVAARAAVGGDDMLSKWQLMAEQARQKREGGTDAASGSQASKDANRRPLSASGKSTKDNQESEKRGPLNPHGSGTSKKFGRNQGTTLTAHARVARTISIKDVIAVLEREPQMSKSTLIYGLYEKTCSESKAE from the exons ATGGACCCTTCCATAGTGAAGCTCCTTGAAGAAGACGAG GACGAGTCTATGCATTCTGGAGCTGACGTTGAGGCTTTCCAGGCCGCGTTGAATCGAGACATTGAAGGCGATGCGTCAAATTCTCAGCAGTCTGGTTCAAATACCG CAGTTTTGTCTCAAGGAAGCAATCCAGCTTCCAGTCAATCGGTTGCGCAATGGCCGACCTCGGGGCAAGACGGAAACTCCAACTTTCAAAATCAACAAGTCCTTCAAAGTGCACAGCAACAGCAGCAGACTTCGTCTGAATCGGAGCAAAAGCAACACGGAGCTGTTGTCACTGGAAGTCAGCAACAAGTGCAGCAGCCAAATGATGTTCCAAAAGAACATGGTCGTCTACCACCACAACAAAAACAACCCCAAGAGGACCATCCACAAGGAGTGACCGAACAAATTCCTGCCCCAGTTCCTCAAACTACTGGGATTCAGAGTCAGACTACTGAAAAAAGTCCCATCTCACATGAACCTGAGAGAACCAATAATCAAGACAGTGAATCACAATTTGCGAAATTACAGAAGATGAGTAATCAGCAGGCCAGCGGAGCAGAGCAGCCAAATAGTCCTATGAATCGAACAAAACAAGTTCCATTTGCCGTGTTGTTGCCTGCTTTACTGCCCCAACTTGATAAAGATAGAGCCATGCAGCTTCATACTCTGTATGGTAAACTAAAG aaaaatgaaattgcaAAAGACGGATTTGTTAGGCACATGAGAGATATTGTAGGAGATCAGATGCTGAGGTTGGCAGTTAACAAGTTACAAGTTCAG ATGAGTTCCAATCAATTCCCATTACAGTCCCCAGCAGGATTACGGCAGAATACTCCTCGGATGCCCTCTGTTGGTGGTGCCACACAGTTCGCTGGCCCACATTCATTAGTTCAGCTGCACCAAAAGGGTCCTAATTCTCCTGCCAATTCATCTCATGTCCCTTCTACAGCAGTCCCCATGCAGActaattcaagttatttatcTGGTGAAAACAAGGCTCAAAAATCTCAAGACATGGATCGCCAATCAGATTCTCGCTTTGGAATGCTAGGTAGTCAAATTTCTTCCTCTGGCTCAACCACTGTGAATCAAGAAAGAGGTCGTCCTTCAATTCCGGCACAAGGAATTAACAAGCAACAGCAACAACATTTGAATTTCCCACAAACTTCATTCGCCATGTATGGGAGTAATAATTATCATACATATTCTGGGCCAAATGTTAATACTTCGGGTTCCTCTCTAAAGCCTCAACCTCATGATTCACAAATGAGGCCAACTGCACATCAAAGCATTGGATCAAATCCTGTAGGAGGATCAACCCAGGCAATGAACATGATGAGTGGGCCTAAGCTTGAGAGGCAAAACTCTAGTAATGACCCAAATAGATTGCAGGGCACATCACTTTCTCACTTTTCTAGTGGTTCAGTTCCTTGGCAAGCCTCTCCGAGTAAGGAGCTGAATCCTGGCCCTTTGTCATCAGCGACATATGTGAAACAGGAATCTGCTGATCAAGGTGCTGACCAGCACAGACCTCATTTGTCTGTAACCCAGGGAGTCTCGACTACACTAGCTGAACAAGGGAAAGCAGTTACATCTACTCCAAAGGATGAGCCTGGAGAGAAGCAGTCTTCTAGAGTTGGCTTCACAACAACACCCTCCATCACAGCACAAATGGATTCTAATGTCCTG TTGGGCTCTAGGAATCCATCTGTGCCTGCTCCAACTGGGATGAATGCAAGAACTCCTCAAAAAAAGCCTTCTATTGGCCAGAAGAAACCACTGGAAGCTCTTGGTTCATCACCACCACCATCAAG TAAGAAGCAAAAAGTGTCTGGAGCATTTTCAGATCAGAGCATTGAACAACTAAATGATGTCACTGCTGTCAGTGGAGTCAATCTCAGG GAAGAAGAGGAGCAACTATTGTCTGGTCCCAAGGATGAGAGCCGAGTTTCAGAAGCATCCAGAAGGGTTGTgcaagaggaagaagaaagactATTTTTGAAGAAAACCCCTTTGCAGAAGAAATTGGCTGAAATTA TGGCCAAAAGTGGTTTGAAGAATATAAGCAATGATGTTGAACGATGCTTGTCCCTG AGCGTGGAGGAAAGAATGCGTGGGCTCATATGCAATTTAATCAGACTGTCGAAACAG CGTGTTGATATTGAGAAGCCTAGGCACCGGACGGTTATCACCTCGGATGTTCGGCAGCAAATTATGATGATGAACCAGAATGCTAGGGGAGAATGGGAGAAAAAGCAGGCTGAGGCAGAGAAGCTCCGGAAACTTAATGAA CCCGAGGCTGAGACTGCCTTTGATGGTGACAAGGAGAAAGATGACAGTCGAGTAAAAGCAGTAAAG GTAAATAAGGAGGAGGATGACAAGATGAGGACCACTGCTGCAAATGTTGCTGCTCGTGCTGCTGTTGGAGGGGATGACATGCTGTCAAAATGGCAGCTTATGGCTGAGCAAGCTCGCCAGAAACGTGAGGGAGGAACGGATGCGGCATCTGGTTCACAAGCAAGTAAAGATGCAAACCGCAGACCTTTATCTGCATCTGGGAAAAGTACAAAGGACAATCAAGAATCTGAAAAGAGGGGCCCTCTCAATCCTCATGGATCTG GGACAAGCAAGAAATTTGGTCGGAACCAAGGTACGACACTCACGGCCCATGCTAGAGTGGCTCGTACTATTTCCATTAAGGATGTGATTGCAGTTCTGGAAAGAGAGCCCCAAATGTCAAAGTCTACACTTATTTATGGCTTGTACGAAAAAACCTGCTCCGAATCTAAAGCGGAGTGA
- the LOC105770122 gene encoding transcription initiation factor TFIID subunit 4b isoform X2, which yields MDPSIVKLLEEDEDESMHSGADVEAFQAALNRDIEGDASNSQQSGSNTVLSQGSNPASSQSVAQWPTSGQDGNSNFQNQQVLQSAQQQQQTSSESEQKQHGAVVTGSQQQVQQPNDVPKEHGRLPPQQKQPQEDHPQGVTEQIPAPVPQTTGIQSQTTEKSPISHEPERTNNQDSESQFAKLQKMSNQQASGAEQPNSPMNRTKQVPFAVLLPALLPQLDKDRAMQLHTLYGKLKKNEIAKDGFVRHMRDIVGDQMLRLAVNKLQVQMSSNQFPLQSPAGLRQNTPRMPSVGGATQFAGPHSLVQLHQKGPNSPANSSHVPSTAVPMQTNSSYLSGENKAQKSQDMDRQSDSRFGMLGSQISSSGSTTVNQERGRPSIPAQGINKQQQQHLNFPQTSFAMYGSNNYHTYSGPNVNTSGSSLKPQPHDSQMRPTAHQSIGSNPVGGSTQAMNMMSGPKLERQNSSNDPNRLQGTSLSHFSSGSVPWQASPSKELNPGPLSSATYVKQESADQGADQHRPHLSVTQGVSTTLAEQGKAVTSTPKDEPGEKQSSRVGFTTTPSITAQMDSNVLLGSRNPSVPAPTGMNARTPQKKPSIGQKKPLEALGSSPPPSSKKQKVSGAFSDQSIEQLNDVTAVSGVNLREEEEQLLSGPKDESRVSEASRRVVQEEEERLFLKKTPLQKKLAEIMAKSGLKNISNDVERCLSLSVEERMRGLICNLIRLSKQRVDIEKPRHRTVITSDVRQQIMMMNQNARGEWEKKQAEAEKLRKLNEPEAETAFDGDKEKDDSRVKAVKVNKEEDDKMRTTAANVAARAAVGGDDMLSKWQLMAEQARQKREGGTDAASGSQASKDANRRPLSASGKSTKDNQESEKRGPLNPHGSGTSKKFGRNQGTTLTAHARVARTISIKDVIAVLEREPQMSKSTLIYGLYEKTCSESKAE from the exons ATGGACCCTTCCATAGTGAAGCTCCTTGAAGAAGACGAG GACGAGTCTATGCATTCTGGAGCTGACGTTGAGGCTTTCCAGGCCGCGTTGAATCGAGACATTGAAGGCGATGCGTCAAATTCTCAGCAGTCTGGTTCAAATACCG TTTTGTCTCAAGGAAGCAATCCAGCTTCCAGTCAATCGGTTGCGCAATGGCCGACCTCGGGGCAAGACGGAAACTCCAACTTTCAAAATCAACAAGTCCTTCAAAGTGCACAGCAACAGCAGCAGACTTCGTCTGAATCGGAGCAAAAGCAACACGGAGCTGTTGTCACTGGAAGTCAGCAACAAGTGCAGCAGCCAAATGATGTTCCAAAAGAACATGGTCGTCTACCACCACAACAAAAACAACCCCAAGAGGACCATCCACAAGGAGTGACCGAACAAATTCCTGCCCCAGTTCCTCAAACTACTGGGATTCAGAGTCAGACTACTGAAAAAAGTCCCATCTCACATGAACCTGAGAGAACCAATAATCAAGACAGTGAATCACAATTTGCGAAATTACAGAAGATGAGTAATCAGCAGGCCAGCGGAGCAGAGCAGCCAAATAGTCCTATGAATCGAACAAAACAAGTTCCATTTGCCGTGTTGTTGCCTGCTTTACTGCCCCAACTTGATAAAGATAGAGCCATGCAGCTTCATACTCTGTATGGTAAACTAAAG aaaaatgaaattgcaAAAGACGGATTTGTTAGGCACATGAGAGATATTGTAGGAGATCAGATGCTGAGGTTGGCAGTTAACAAGTTACAAGTTCAG ATGAGTTCCAATCAATTCCCATTACAGTCCCCAGCAGGATTACGGCAGAATACTCCTCGGATGCCCTCTGTTGGTGGTGCCACACAGTTCGCTGGCCCACATTCATTAGTTCAGCTGCACCAAAAGGGTCCTAATTCTCCTGCCAATTCATCTCATGTCCCTTCTACAGCAGTCCCCATGCAGActaattcaagttatttatcTGGTGAAAACAAGGCTCAAAAATCTCAAGACATGGATCGCCAATCAGATTCTCGCTTTGGAATGCTAGGTAGTCAAATTTCTTCCTCTGGCTCAACCACTGTGAATCAAGAAAGAGGTCGTCCTTCAATTCCGGCACAAGGAATTAACAAGCAACAGCAACAACATTTGAATTTCCCACAAACTTCATTCGCCATGTATGGGAGTAATAATTATCATACATATTCTGGGCCAAATGTTAATACTTCGGGTTCCTCTCTAAAGCCTCAACCTCATGATTCACAAATGAGGCCAACTGCACATCAAAGCATTGGATCAAATCCTGTAGGAGGATCAACCCAGGCAATGAACATGATGAGTGGGCCTAAGCTTGAGAGGCAAAACTCTAGTAATGACCCAAATAGATTGCAGGGCACATCACTTTCTCACTTTTCTAGTGGTTCAGTTCCTTGGCAAGCCTCTCCGAGTAAGGAGCTGAATCCTGGCCCTTTGTCATCAGCGACATATGTGAAACAGGAATCTGCTGATCAAGGTGCTGACCAGCACAGACCTCATTTGTCTGTAACCCAGGGAGTCTCGACTACACTAGCTGAACAAGGGAAAGCAGTTACATCTACTCCAAAGGATGAGCCTGGAGAGAAGCAGTCTTCTAGAGTTGGCTTCACAACAACACCCTCCATCACAGCACAAATGGATTCTAATGTCCTG TTGGGCTCTAGGAATCCATCTGTGCCTGCTCCAACTGGGATGAATGCAAGAACTCCTCAAAAAAAGCCTTCTATTGGCCAGAAGAAACCACTGGAAGCTCTTGGTTCATCACCACCACCATCAAG TAAGAAGCAAAAAGTGTCTGGAGCATTTTCAGATCAGAGCATTGAACAACTAAATGATGTCACTGCTGTCAGTGGAGTCAATCTCAGG GAAGAAGAGGAGCAACTATTGTCTGGTCCCAAGGATGAGAGCCGAGTTTCAGAAGCATCCAGAAGGGTTGTgcaagaggaagaagaaagactATTTTTGAAGAAAACCCCTTTGCAGAAGAAATTGGCTGAAATTA TGGCCAAAAGTGGTTTGAAGAATATAAGCAATGATGTTGAACGATGCTTGTCCCTG AGCGTGGAGGAAAGAATGCGTGGGCTCATATGCAATTTAATCAGACTGTCGAAACAG CGTGTTGATATTGAGAAGCCTAGGCACCGGACGGTTATCACCTCGGATGTTCGGCAGCAAATTATGATGATGAACCAGAATGCTAGGGGAGAATGGGAGAAAAAGCAGGCTGAGGCAGAGAAGCTCCGGAAACTTAATGAA CCCGAGGCTGAGACTGCCTTTGATGGTGACAAGGAGAAAGATGACAGTCGAGTAAAAGCAGTAAAG GTAAATAAGGAGGAGGATGACAAGATGAGGACCACTGCTGCAAATGTTGCTGCTCGTGCTGCTGTTGGAGGGGATGACATGCTGTCAAAATGGCAGCTTATGGCTGAGCAAGCTCGCCAGAAACGTGAGGGAGGAACGGATGCGGCATCTGGTTCACAAGCAAGTAAAGATGCAAACCGCAGACCTTTATCTGCATCTGGGAAAAGTACAAAGGACAATCAAGAATCTGAAAAGAGGGGCCCTCTCAATCCTCATGGATCTG GGACAAGCAAGAAATTTGGTCGGAACCAAGGTACGACACTCACGGCCCATGCTAGAGTGGCTCGTACTATTTCCATTAAGGATGTGATTGCAGTTCTGGAAAGAGAGCCCCAAATGTCAAAGTCTACACTTATTTATGGCTTGTACGAAAAAACCTGCTCCGAATCTAAAGCGGAGTGA
- the LOC105767530 gene encoding uncharacterized protein LOC105767530, whose protein sequence is MGRRKIQRKNVAILDSDDDNSSVTSSSIVCSDQMSVFGTEEVEFNKESLADEAIDALFEKRGSTREKALEVINAAFNFNLQCQFVENKFATLLHQCLNCIKKGSSKEISLASRTIGLLALTVGPGVHAQEMLEESITPLSQAFNSGSESSKIISLLNCLAVITFVGANGPEEIEKSMQIMWQIIHPKLGSNVIAIKPSAPIITTAVSSWSFLLTTMDGWRPSPKLWQESVTYLSSLLDNDDRSMRIAAGEALSLIFEMGSLEKFVAETKGYIDSSDLEGNKTKVRFSHIQGLKGKILNQARDLSMEAGGKGSSKKDLNNQRNMFRDVLEFLEYGYPPETTMKIGGVALQTLTWSQLIQLNFLKRFLGGGFAKHIQESEFLQDVFGFTPKRRNLVGYDHISNTEKRMYKSPNSVVNKARTQQLNKQRMLSEGRNIGHFAICVGYEDS, encoded by the exons ATGGGAAGAC GTAAAATCCAACGTAAGAATGTGGCGATATTAGATAGCGACGATGATAATAGTAGTGTAACTTCATCGTCGATCGTTTGTTCCGATCAAATGTCTGTTTTTGGTACCGAAGAAGTAGAGTTCAATAAGGAAAGTTTAGCAGATGAAGCGATCGATGCTTTATTTGAGAAGAG GGGTTCAACACGGGAAAAGGCTTTGGAAGTGATTAATGCTGCATTCAATTTCAACTTGCAGTGTCAATTTGTGGAGAATAA ATTTGCCACATTACTTCATCAGTGTTTGAACTGTATCAAGAAAGGGTCCAGCAAAGAGATATCTTTAGCATCCCGTACTATTG GTTTGTTGGCTTTAACTGTTGGTCCGGGAGTTCATGCGCAGGAAATGTTGGAAGAATCAATTACTCCTCTTTCACAAGCTTTTAACTCCGGTTCAGAATCTTCTAAGATCATTTCG TTACTGAACTGTTTGGCTGTCATCACTTTTGTCGGGGCAAATGGTCCTgaggaaatagaaaaatcaatgCAAATTATGTGGCAAATAATTCATCCAAAACTAGGTTCTAAT GTTATTGCTATCAAACCTTCTGCACCTATAATAACAACAGCTGTGTCTTCCTGGTCGTTTCTCTTGACAACCATGGATGGCTGGAGACCTAGCCCCAAACTTTGGCAAGA GTCCGTTACATATTTGTCTAGTTTGCTAGATAATGATGACCGATCCATGCGGATCGCTGCTGGTGAAGCATTGTCTCTTATTTTTGAGATGGGAAGCTTAGAGAAGTTTGTAGCTGAAACTAAAGGTTACATTGATAGTTCAGATTTAGAaggaaataaaactaaagtcAGGTTCTCACATATACAAGGACTGAAGGGGAAAATTCTAAATCAAGCTCGAGACCTCTCCATGGAAGCTGGTGGTAAAGGTTCTTCCAAGAAAGATCTTAATAACCAGAGGAACATGTTTAGGGATGTTTTGGAGTTCCTTGAG TATGGTTATCCTCCCGAGACAACGATGAAGATTGGTGGGGTTGCACTACAGACATTAACATGGTCTCAGTTGATTCAG TTGAACTTTTTGAAGCGCTTTCTCGGTGGAGGTTTCGCTAAGCACATACAG GAAAGTGAATTCCTTCAAGATGTTTTTGGTTTCACTCCGAAAAGACGGAACCTTGTAGGCTATGATCATATATCCAACACTGAAAAG AGAATGTACAAATCACCAAATTCAGTTGTTAACAAGGCTAGAACCCAGCAATTGAACAAGCAACGGATGCTATCTGAG GGTCGAAACATCGGACACTTTGCCATCTGTGTAGGCTATGAAGATTCGTAA
- the LOC105770364 gene encoding uncharacterized protein LOC105770364 produces the protein MEVSQKINGKKRLPSTPSNYVTLLQLQERWIKEKEGKQKGKEEKQETQQKHEEEETNFEERVNDEVSGRESRKNRQIPRPDRGNGKHVAEGNPRDEKTAAAKDFDNEKKGKELKKRWKSKNKKRNEMKEKARAANEGEELTGGTSKAPLPTGVEHSKGEEKLIGDELQAPVLTSVEEENIEARRELGLSSIPRTHDRTEEVGRKFQAMSMNGEIRRADHRRYGGQNVHLNYRGGKSERNRRYNGVKFDRRGEGNQRNEGMAWVRKGEVKDQNVSAIQSSSCSSKD, from the coding sequence ATGGAGGTGTCTCAAAAAATCAATGGGAAAAAGAGGTTGCCTTCAACTCCGTCAAATTATGTTACTCTCCTTCAACTACAAGAACGATGGATCaaagagaaagaaggaaagcAGAAGGGAAAGGAAGAGAAACAAGAGACCCAGCAGAAACACGAGGAAGAGGAAACAAATTTTGAAGAGCGAGTGAATGACGAGGTTTCTGGAAGAGAGAGCCGTAAGAATAGGCAGATTCCTCGACCTGATCGGGGTAACGGGAAGCATGTAGCGGAAGGGAATCCCAGGGACGAGAAAACCGCCGCGGCCAAGGATTTCGACAATGAGAAGAAAGGCAAGGAATTGAAGAAAAGGTGGAAGTCGAAGAACAAGAAAAGGAACGAGATGAAGGAAAAAGCTAGGGCAGCTAACGAGGGGGAGGAACTGACGGGAGGTACTAGTAAGGCGCCGCTGCCTACCGGTGTGGAGCATAGTAAAGGGGAGGAGAAGCTGATCGGAGATGAACTCCAGGCTCCGGTGCTGACGAGTGTTGAGGAAGAGAATATTGAGGCGAGAAGGGAGTTAGGACTGAGTTCCATTCCAAGAACCCATGACCGTACGGAGGAGGTTGGACGGAAATTTCAAGCAATGTCGATGAACGGTGAGATTAGAAGAGCGGATCATCGTAGATACGGTGGGCAAAATGTTCATCTCAACTATCGTGGTGGCAAATCGGAGCGGAATAGGAGATATAATGGCGTAAAGTTTGATAGGCGTGGAGAGGGGAATCAGAGGAATGAAGGGATGGCTTGGGTTAGGAAAGGGGAAGTTAAAGATCAAAATGTCAGTGCAATTCAAAGCTCGAGTTGCTCTTCTAAGGATTGA
- the LOC105770365 gene encoding uncharacterized protein LOC105770365: protein MKSKGHNRKPGTRNKFIRYLKVPFKALGKARDFYVRSLTSCASRIGHGHCPSHFPVEYYELPRSFCESSSPMRNVNKDDDITELIRAASVRSSSYGNEMDMFSPKQLRLKMRSRGLPKNMGRIDEGKPCLFEDNDVVFELKRKCRIKSQHQQPMSEYKRKV, encoded by the coding sequence ATGAAGAGCAAGGGGCATAACCGAAAACCCGGAACTCGTAACAAGTTCATCCGGTACCTCAAAGTTCCTTTCAAAGCTTTGGGGAAAGCCAGGGATTTTTATGTTAGAAGTTTGACAAGTTGTGCTTCAAGAATCGGCCACGGACATTGCCCCAGTCATTTCCCGGTGGAATACTATGAGTTGCCGAGGAGCTTTTGCGAAAGCTCATCCCCAATGCGTAATGTCAACAAAGATGATGATATAACAGAGCTTATTAGGGCCGCATCTGTTAGGAGCTCCAGTTATGGAAATGAAATGGACATGTTTTCGCCAAAGCAACTGAGGTTGAAGATGAGATCAAGAGGGTTGCCAAAGAACATGGGCAGAATTGATGAAGGCAAGCCTTGTTTATTCGAAGATAACGATGTTGTTTTTGAATTGAAACGAAAGTGTCGTATCAAATCCCAGCATCAGCAACCTATGTCCGAATACAAACGTAAGGTGTGA
- the LOC105770126 gene encoding U-box domain-containing protein 30, which produces MYQPSSRKEADMRLDSQVLDLETAVKDGILGGNCRVISTGFGLKKLDLKLMAEELESIDVPTVFICPISLEPMRDPVTLCTGQTYERSNIVKWFSLGHYTCPTTMQELWDDSVTPNKTLQQLIYSWFSQKYLAMKKRPEDVQGRVKEVLENLKKVKGQARVQALKELRQVVQAHGTALKTVVENGGIAFILSLLGPFTTHAVGSEVIGILVNLNLDLNSKSDLLQPAKISLIVDILNEGSIETKINCTRLIGMLMEGNDFASQNVASLSLLVGLLRLVKDKKHQSGVLSGLILLKTVCSNESVRNSFVNVGAVPQLVELMPGLNNECLELVLCILELLSSIPEGRLALKDCPNTIPNVVKLLMKASENCTQLALSILWSICKFAPEECASLAVDAGLAAKLLLVIQSGYDPVLKQRSAELLKLCSLNYTDNIFISKCKLTRTIE; this is translated from the coding sequence ATGTATCAACCTTCTAGTCGAAAAGAAGCTGACATGAGGCTTGATAGCCAAGTTCTAGATCTAGAAACGGCTGTAAAAGATGGGATTTTGGGAGGAAATTGTCGGGTGATATCCACTGGTTTTGGTTTAAAGAAATTGGATCTGAAGTTAATGGCCGAAGAGCTTGAGTCCATTGATGTGCCTACGGTTTTCATATGTCCAATTTCTTTGGAGCCAATGCGAGACCCTGTGACCCTTTGCACTGGTCAAACCTACGAGAGATCCAACATTGTTAAATGGTTCTCATTAGGCCATTACACATGTCCCACCACAATGCAAGAGCTTTGGGATGATTCGGTGACTCCAAATAAAACCCTTCAGCAGCTAATTTATAGTTGGTTTTCACAGAAGTATTTGGCTATGAAGAAGAGGCCAGAGGATGTGCAAGGAAGGGTCAAAGAGGTTTTGGAGAATTTGAAGAAAGTTAAGGGTCAAGCTAGAGTTCAAGCACTTAAAGAGCTTAGGCAAGTGGTTCAAGCTCATGGGACAGCTTTGAAGACTGTAGTGGAAAATGGAGGCATTGCTTTCATTTTATCTTTGCTTGGTCCTTTTACAACTCATGCTGTTGGCTCAGAGGTGATTGGTATTCTTGTGAACTTGAATCTTGATTTAAATTCCAAGTCTGATTTGTTGCAACCTGCTAAAATATCTTTGAtagttgatattttaaatgaaggGTCGATTGAGACCAAGATTAACTGTACTAGGTTGATTGGAATGTTGATGGAAGGGAATGATTTTGCATCCCAAAATGTTGCAAGTTTGAGTCTTTTAGTTGGTTTGTTGAGGTTAGTGAAAGATAAAAAGCACCAAAGTGGGGTTTTATCTGGACTCATTTTACTCAAAACAGTTTGTTCTAATGAATCAGTTAGGAACTCTTTTGTCAATGTTGGGGCAGTCCCTCAATTGGTTGAATTGATGCCTGGTTTGAACAATGAATGTTTGGAATTAGTCCTTTGTATATTGGAACTTTTGTCAAGTATTCCAGAAGGAAGATTGGCTTTAAAAGATTGTCCAAATACCATACCAAATGTGGTGAAATTATTGATGAAAGCTTCTGAAAACTGTACTCAGCTTGCATTGTCAATACTTTGGTCCATATGCAAGTTTGCACCAGAGGAATGCGCTTCACTTGCTGTTGATGCTGGTCTAGCTGCAAAGCTCCTTCTAGTTATACAGAGTGGTTATGATCCCGTGTT